The Bdellovibrio bacteriovorus genome includes a region encoding these proteins:
- a CDS encoding MaoC family dehydratase, whose amino-acid sequence MTDTATSIDVGYTASITVQVTDKMVQQFADLSGDRNPIHLDDDYASKSRFGRRIAHGMIVGALISRALVDGIGGGGIYLGQSLKFVNPVFIDDTIVITIKITGIRKEKGIATVETNAAKLNGDVVVKGEAVIMMSRPA is encoded by the coding sequence ATGACTGATACGGCGACTTCGATTGATGTAGGATACACAGCTTCCATTACTGTTCAGGTGACTGACAAAATGGTGCAGCAATTTGCGGATCTTTCCGGAGATCGCAATCCTATTCACTTGGATGATGATTATGCTTCTAAAAGCAGATTCGGTCGCCGTATTGCTCACGGTATGATCGTAGGGGCTCTGATTTCCAGAGCTCTTGTTGATGGCATCGGTGGCGGCGGTATTTACCTAGGCCAGTCTTTGAAATTCGTAAATCCTGTATTCATCGATGATACGATTGTGATCACGATCAAAATCACGGGCATTCGCAAAGAAAAAGGTATCGCCACTGTTGAAACAAACGCGGCGAAACTGAATGGCGATGTCGTGGTGAAGGGTGAAGCCGTCATCATGATGAGCCGCCCTGCCTAA
- a CDS encoding BLUF domain-containing protein produces the protein MGPVFQLVYLSQAAEDISYSDIQDILEVSRINNETEEVTGVLIFRDGYFLQLLEGREQDVKKVLSKILMDDRNHSIRVLIETTAVDRLFEKWSMAFYDGDISHNETEDLVELFNTCLTGSRRTVIIPMLKKFQASAPEPQ, from the coding sequence ATGGGACCTGTATTCCAACTGGTTTATTTAAGTCAGGCTGCCGAGGATATCAGCTATTCTGATATTCAGGATATTCTCGAAGTCTCACGCATTAATAACGAGACGGAAGAGGTCACCGGAGTTCTTATTTTTCGCGATGGCTATTTCTTGCAGCTTCTAGAAGGCCGCGAACAAGACGTCAAAAAAGTTCTAAGTAAAATTCTGATGGACGATCGCAATCATTCGATCCGCGTGCTTATTGAGACGACGGCGGTGGATCGTCTTTTTGAAAAATGGTCGATGGCTTTTTATGACGGCGATATTTCGCACAATGAAACCGAAGACCTGGTTGAACTTTTCAACACGTGTCTAACTGGCAGCCGTCGCACCGTTATTATTCCTATGCTTAAAAAGTTCCAGGCCTCGGCGCCGGAACCTCAATAA
- a CDS encoding DoxX family protein, with protein MKNFMMRLLAAKNYNTNLDDVALAILRVFIGLTMAFSHGLGKLPPNEMLIGGVSGMGFPAPELFAWLAALAEFAGGLLLAAGLLTRPAALTVIITMLVAVFGVHAADSFQQKEMALLYLFTALFFLLHGAGRWSLDHFITKKN; from the coding sequence ATGAAAAACTTCATGATGCGACTTCTTGCAGCTAAAAACTACAATACAAATTTAGACGACGTGGCTTTGGCCATTTTGCGCGTCTTCATCGGATTGACGATGGCATTTTCCCACGGCTTAGGAAAGCTTCCTCCGAATGAAATGTTGATCGGTGGCGTTTCCGGAATGGGCTTCCCGGCACCAGAACTTTTTGCATGGCTTGCCGCTTTGGCTGAATTCGCCGGCGGACTTTTACTTGCAGCAGGTCTTCTAACCCGTCCGGCAGCTTTAACCGTCATTATCACCATGCTAGTAGCCGTCTTTGGTGTCCACGCGGCAGATTCTTTCCAGCAAAAAGAAATGGCTTTGCTCTACCTTTTCACAGCATTATTCTTCCTACTTCACGGTGCCGGTCGCTGGTCTCTAGACCACTTCATCACCAAGAAAAATTAA
- a CDS encoding KGG domain-containing protein → MASRSSSSRGSSKRGFAAMDPEEQRRISSMGGRASHGGGRGRREEESYEGSDRSSRGGGGSERGFAAMDREEQRRISSMGGRASHGGGRGRNEDYDDDRGSRGEGRSNRGFAAMDREEQRRISSMGGRASHGGGRSRSEDYDDDRGSRSEGRSNRGFASMDSEEQRRISSMGGRASQGGRGRDWDDDYDEDRYSTQSDWDEDDDMDSDEDYGRDHRSSNYY, encoded by the coding sequence ATGGCATCTAGGTCATCAAGCAGTCGGGGATCCTCTAAACGAGGATTTGCGGCGATGGATCCAGAAGAACAAAGAAGGATTTCTTCCATGGGAGGAAGAGCAAGTCATGGCGGCGGTCGTGGTCGTCGAGAAGAAGAAAGCTACGAAGGATCGGACCGTAGCAGTCGTGGCGGAGGCGGCAGCGAGCGTGGCTTCGCGGCGATGGACCGAGAAGAGCAAAGAAGGATTTCTTCAATGGGTGGACGCGCAAGTCACGGTGGTGGCCGTGGTCGAAACGAAGACTATGACGACGATCGCGGAAGTCGCGGTGAAGGCCGCAGCAATCGCGGCTTCGCAGCCATGGATCGTGAAGAACAAAGAAGAATTTCCTCCATGGGAGGTCGTGCGAGTCACGGAGGCGGTCGCAGTCGCAGCGAAGACTATGACGATGATCGTGGAAGTCGCAGTGAAGGCCGTAGCAATCGCGGTTTCGCATCGATGGATTCTGAGGAACAAAGACGCATTTCTTCGATGGGCGGACGCGCGAGTCAAGGAGGCCGAGGACGTGATTGGGATGACGACTATGATGAAGATCGTTATTCAACTCAGTCAGACTGGGATGAAGATGACGATATGGATTCCGACGAAGACTACGGAAGAGACCACCGTTCCTCGAATTACTATTAA
- the lipB gene encoding lipoyl(octanoyl) transferase LipB, protein MAKKGMSVLQFQDWGLINYEDALKKQLALVEKISKENLPGVLVFCTHPPVVTLGRSTKPGDVFAWQGPQVEVTRGGRATYHGPSQLVVYPIINLNQMRKGRKERDIVPFLRVFEEGIVEVLKSYGLENVEGRSLTDDTGVWIGNKKVASVGVGIRQWVSFHGAAINMTYDSQAFQGLNPCGFPPETMISLEELLKRPVNLDDFKEKLKLKLLDIL, encoded by the coding sequence ATGGCAAAAAAAGGTATGTCGGTTTTGCAGTTTCAAGATTGGGGTCTGATCAACTATGAAGACGCCCTGAAAAAACAGTTGGCTTTGGTAGAGAAGATTTCAAAAGAAAATCTTCCGGGTGTTCTTGTATTCTGCACGCATCCCCCCGTCGTGACATTAGGTCGCTCTACGAAGCCTGGAGATGTCTTTGCTTGGCAAGGCCCTCAAGTTGAGGTCACTCGCGGCGGACGCGCGACCTATCACGGCCCCAGCCAGCTTGTTGTCTACCCGATTATTAATTTAAATCAGATGCGCAAAGGTCGCAAAGAACGCGACATCGTTCCTTTTCTACGCGTTTTTGAAGAAGGCATTGTCGAAGTTCTAAAATCCTATGGTCTTGAAAACGTAGAAGGTCGTTCGCTCACAGACGATACCGGCGTATGGATCGGCAATAAAAAAGTGGCTTCGGTCGGCGTGGGCATTCGTCAATGGGTCAGCTTTCACGGCGCCGCCATTAACATGACGTACGATTCTCAAGCGTTTCAAGGTTTGAATCCTTGTGGTTTCCCACCTGAAACGATGATCAGTCTTGAAGAGCTTTTGAAACGTCCCGTAAATTTGGACGATTTTAAAGAGAAACTGAAATTAAAACTTCTGGATATTTTATAG
- a CDS encoding lytic transglycosylase domain-containing protein — translation MKTLENMKKIINAVSKRSTRNVLGSLVMMTLVIALFNSASFPVVVAQIKKIQKMILDGVVFSHDPEVVYHREEILNDYQNRISDEFSIPANLRDRVGFWFDIYTRYDSNKKVVHHAMYPWIVFKVIDISHIINAETPKARWMRNMKADDFVDEEIKKIKQAMKSLAEGQDVDDENPYQVAIAKAFENVEGSLQENAQDALKNIRSQTGQKNFFAEGIEVSPLYLSGMEEIFRNHKLPVELTRIPFVESSFNRHAVSKVGASGIWQFMDYTGKSFMTVNDHIDERNSPFKATDAAARLLKENHMILKRSWPMAITAWNHGPSGIRRAAKAAESDDLGVIIANYQSKTFDFASSNFYCEFLAALYAEKYHEQIYKDLQYEKTLDLHTVKLARAISAKELLRRSGLAKEDFVMYNPDLKKALDRNVAIPSGFSLMVDTPARLVLKSLLTKDTRAVEDTKITQNDDFESTSAISKN, via the coding sequence ATGAAGACCCTTGAAAACATGAAGAAAATTATCAATGCCGTCTCAAAAAGAAGCACCCGCAATGTGTTGGGTTCGCTCGTCATGATGACTTTGGTGATTGCTCTTTTTAACTCTGCTAGTTTCCCGGTCGTTGTCGCGCAAATCAAAAAGATCCAGAAAATGATCTTGGACGGCGTCGTCTTTTCACATGATCCGGAAGTGGTCTATCACCGCGAAGAAATTCTGAATGACTATCAGAACCGCATCTCTGATGAGTTCTCAATCCCTGCAAACCTACGTGATCGCGTCGGGTTTTGGTTTGATATTTACACTCGCTATGACTCGAACAAAAAGGTCGTCCACCACGCGATGTATCCGTGGATTGTTTTTAAAGTGATTGATATTTCTCACATCATTAATGCCGAGACTCCAAAGGCCCGCTGGATGCGCAATATGAAAGCGGATGATTTTGTTGACGAGGAAATTAAGAAGATTAAACAAGCGATGAAGTCCTTGGCTGAAGGTCAAGACGTTGATGACGAAAACCCGTATCAAGTCGCCATCGCTAAAGCTTTTGAAAACGTCGAAGGTTCTTTGCAGGAAAATGCTCAGGATGCACTTAAAAATATTCGCTCGCAAACAGGCCAAAAGAACTTCTTTGCTGAAGGTATCGAAGTCAGTCCTTTGTACTTAAGTGGTATGGAAGAAATCTTCCGCAATCACAAACTTCCGGTAGAACTCACGCGTATTCCTTTCGTGGAAAGCAGCTTCAATCGTCATGCGGTTAGTAAAGTCGGCGCTTCGGGCATCTGGCAATTTATGGATTACACCGGTAAGAGCTTTATGACGGTGAATGATCATATCGATGAAAGAAATTCTCCGTTCAAAGCTACCGATGCGGCGGCTCGCTTGCTTAAAGAAAATCACATGATTCTAAAACGCTCTTGGCCTATGGCTATTACGGCGTGGAATCACGGCCCTTCAGGTATTCGTCGTGCGGCGAAAGCAGCGGAAAGTGACGACCTGGGTGTTATTATCGCCAACTATCAATCGAAGACTTTTGATTTTGCTTCTTCAAATTTTTATTGTGAGTTCTTAGCGGCTCTTTATGCGGAAAAGTATCACGAGCAAATCTATAAAGATCTTCAATACGAAAAGACTTTAGATTTACACACAGTGAAATTGGCGCGCGCTATTTCAGCGAAAGAACTTCTTCGTCGCAGCGGTTTAGCTAAAGAAGATTTCGTTATGTACAATCCGGATCTTAAAAAAGCGTTGGACAGAAACGTCGCTATTCCATCAGGCTTTAGCTTGATGGTGGACACACCGGCGCGCCTGGTTTTAAAGAGTCTTCTGACTAAAGACACTCGCGCTGTGGAAGATACTAAAATCACGCAGAACGACGACTTTGAATCCACTTCGGCTATCAGCAAAAACTAA
- a CDS encoding DUF72 domain-containing protein translates to MEIRIGISGWLYPPWRKIFYPEDLPQKQELHYASRQVSSIEINGSFYSSQSPESYQKWFVTTPKDFVFSVKGPRYITHIRRLKDIEEPLANFFATGVLYLQEKLGAFLWQFPPNFLFDEERLENFFKLLPTTFSEAVKLSESSPRYGKRYPRPFKSIKKKLRHAIEVRHHSFENPAFIDLLRKYNIALVFADTAGTWPYMEDLTSDFVYLRLHGPEELYASGYDDATLRWWADRLKLWTEGKEPTNALSISDKPATERKRDAFVYFDNDIKVRAPFDAQSLMRMLGKKASKEDSARRPPELNL, encoded by the coding sequence ATGGAAATACGAATCGGCATTTCAGGCTGGCTCTATCCACCCTGGCGCAAAATATTCTATCCTGAAGATCTTCCGCAGAAGCAAGAGCTGCACTATGCAAGTCGGCAGGTGTCTTCTATCGAAATCAACGGTTCGTTTTATTCTTCGCAAAGCCCTGAGTCCTACCAGAAGTGGTTCGTCACAACACCGAAAGACTTCGTCTTTTCGGTGAAGGGCCCGCGTTACATCACTCACATTCGACGCTTAAAAGACATCGAAGAGCCCTTAGCGAACTTTTTTGCAACGGGTGTGTTGTACCTTCAAGAAAAGTTAGGCGCTTTTTTGTGGCAATTCCCACCCAACTTTCTATTCGATGAAGAACGTCTGGAAAATTTCTTTAAACTTTTACCAACGACATTTTCTGAGGCGGTGAAGCTTTCGGAATCATCACCGCGTTATGGGAAGCGATATCCTCGGCCTTTTAAAAGTATTAAAAAGAAACTTCGTCATGCCATTGAGGTCCGCCATCACTCGTTTGAAAATCCCGCCTTTATTGATCTTTTAAGAAAGTACAATATTGCGTTGGTGTTTGCCGATACGGCGGGGACATGGCCTTACATGGAAGATCTAACAAGTGACTTTGTGTACTTGCGGCTGCACGGTCCTGAAGAACTCTATGCCAGTGGGTATGACGATGCGACACTGCGGTGGTGGGCCGATCGGTTGAAACTGTGGACCGAAGGAAAAGAGCCTACAAATGCGCTTTCAATCAGCGACAAGCCTGCGACCGAAAGAAAGCGGGACGCTTTCGTTTATTTCGACAACGACATCAAAGTGCGCGCTCCGTTTGATGCTCAGTCCTTGATGCGAATGCTGGGTAAGAAGGCTTCTAAAGAAGATTCTGCCAGGCGGCCGCCAGAGCTAAATTTATAA
- a CDS encoding DUF3011 domain-containing protein, translating to MKHLFAALLLMCSSAPAAHADVMDSEYQAETSYIRPGPRPPGRPAPYPDPVRPGPRPPHNPGYPPYPNPPPSYRYEYVTCSSYGYRYQECYFNSYGVSQIRLYSQHSYDACIWGRTAGAYGDRVWVDRGCNATFEIIRYY from the coding sequence ATGAAACACCTTTTCGCAGCGCTTCTATTGATGTGCTCTTCGGCACCAGCAGCTCATGCTGATGTTATGGATTCTGAATATCAGGCAGAAACTTCTTATATCAGACCGGGTCCTCGTCCTCCGGGTCGCCCTGCTCCTTATCCAGATCCTGTGCGCCCAGGTCCACGCCCTCCGCACAATCCAGGCTACCCTCCGTATCCAAATCCGCCACCATCTTACCGTTATGAATACGTGACATGTTCTTCTTACGGTTATCGTTACCAAGAGTGCTACTTCAACTCTTACGGTGTTTCTCAAATCCGTTTGTACTCTCAACACTCTTATGATGCTTGCATCTGGGGTCGCACTGCGGGTGCTTATGGTGACCGCGTTTGGGTTGATCGCGGTTGTAATGCGACTTTCGAAATCATTCGCTATTACTAA
- the lpdA gene encoding dihydrolipoyl dehydrogenase, with product MAQTFDVVVIGAGPGGYVAAIRAAQLGFKTAVIEREFLGGVCLNVGCIPSKAMITATHLLHKAQHNFKDMGLMIKGDITVDMKQLVTWKQSVCDKMSGGVKQLLKGYGVTHIPGEANFKNSKEITVKSSAGEDTIQAKYFIVATGSRPIEIPGFKFDEKDICSSTGALAFDTIPKRVAVIGGGYIGLEISSYLRKLGTEVTVIEAQSALLAGVVDPDCAQVVERKLKKAGVNVMYGAKAKGQKKVKDGYEVTVEINGKEEVVKCDKILVTVGRRPNGDQANLKAAGIAVDERGFIKVDAQRRTNVQNIFAIGDVAGQPMLAHKASHEGVLVAEVISGQNRVYDAKTVPAVVFTDPEIASAGMTEAEAKAKGFTDLLIGKVPFGANGRAVSMMETDGFVKMIADKKTHVLLGVHIVGPEASNLISEAVLAIEMGARMEDIALSIHPHPTLGEAMMETAEATLGHAIHIIQKPLPK from the coding sequence ATGGCACAAACTTTTGACGTCGTAGTAATTGGTGCGGGTCCTGGCGGTTACGTCGCTGCGATCCGTGCGGCACAACTTGGATTTAAAACAGCTGTTATCGAAAGAGAATTTTTAGGCGGCGTGTGCTTGAACGTGGGATGTATCCCATCTAAAGCCATGATCACAGCCACTCACCTTTTGCATAAAGCGCAACACAACTTCAAAGACATGGGTTTAATGATCAAGGGTGATATCACTGTTGATATGAAACAACTTGTGACTTGGAAACAATCTGTTTGCGATAAAATGTCTGGTGGCGTGAAGCAACTTCTTAAAGGTTACGGCGTTACGCACATTCCTGGCGAAGCGAACTTCAAAAACTCGAAAGAGATCACAGTGAAGTCTTCGGCTGGCGAAGATACGATTCAAGCAAAATACTTTATCGTCGCAACTGGTTCTCGTCCGATTGAAATCCCTGGTTTCAAATTTGATGAAAAAGACATCTGTTCATCAACAGGCGCGTTGGCTTTTGATACTATTCCTAAGCGTGTCGCTGTTATCGGCGGTGGTTATATCGGTCTAGAGATTTCTTCTTACCTTCGTAAATTGGGCACAGAAGTGACTGTGATCGAAGCTCAATCTGCATTGCTTGCAGGTGTTGTTGATCCAGACTGCGCACAAGTAGTTGAACGTAAGCTTAAAAAAGCCGGCGTCAACGTCATGTACGGGGCAAAAGCGAAAGGTCAGAAAAAAGTCAAAGACGGTTACGAAGTGACTGTTGAGATCAACGGCAAAGAAGAAGTTGTTAAGTGCGATAAGATTCTTGTGACTGTAGGTCGTCGCCCTAATGGCGATCAAGCCAACTTAAAAGCGGCGGGTATCGCGGTTGACGAGCGTGGCTTTATTAAAGTGGATGCTCAACGCAGAACCAATGTTCAAAACATCTTTGCTATCGGTGACGTCGCGGGACAACCCATGCTAGCGCACAAAGCTTCTCACGAAGGTGTGTTGGTGGCTGAAGTTATTTCCGGTCAAAATCGTGTTTACGATGCGAAAACAGTTCCGGCGGTTGTATTTACGGATCCAGAAATTGCATCTGCAGGCATGACCGAAGCTGAAGCCAAAGCGAAGGGCTTCACCGATCTATTGATTGGTAAAGTTCCATTCGGAGCGAATGGTCGCGCCGTGAGCATGATGGAAACGGACGGTTTCGTTAAAATGATCGCTGATAAGAAAACGCATGTTTTGTTGGGCGTTCACATTGTGGGACCAGAGGCTTCCAATTTGATCTCTGAAGCTGTTCTAGCCATCGAGATGGGGGCACGCATGGAAGACATCGCATTGTCGATCCATCCACATCCTACGCTTGGTGAAGCAATGATGGAAACCGCTGAAGCCACACTTGGCCACGCGATTCACATCATTCAAAAACCACTTCCGAAATAA
- a CDS encoding 2-oxo acid dehydrogenase subunit E2 → MATEVKLPELGEGVTEGELVKWLVKPGDSVKADQPIAEVLTDKATVEVPSPVAGTVKDLKFKAGDVVKVGSTMITLEGGASAAASAPASKPAAPTASAPAPQAAKPAAGGGKVQDIKLPELGEGVTEGELVKWLVKPGDSVKADQAIAEVLTDKATVEVPTPVAGVVKDLKFKTGEVVKVGSTMITLEGGAGAAPSAPAAQPPAGAQREVPASAHANFAAAHSAPAQASSAATTATGIFPPVADSKVLATPATRRLAREMGVDINSLGGTGLAGRVTREDVLSAKGGAPAAAKAPASVPGMSIPKPAYQGPAGAAEERVPLIGIRKKIAENMQRSKHVIPHFTIMDEAKVDAMVAMRESLKEHAEKHGTKITYLPIVMKALIATIREFPMFNASIDDAAGEIVYKKYFNLGFAADTPNGLVVPVIKNADQKTILEISKEILDLSKRARDGKLKPDEMKGATITVTNIGSIGGTYATPVINHPEVAILGMYKIDEKPVIKDGQLKAIKVMNYTMTADHRLIDGAVAARFLAAFIARIENPGKLLVELV, encoded by the coding sequence ATGGCTACTGAAGTAAAACTGCCTGAACTTGGCGAAGGTGTTACAGAAGGTGAATTGGTAAAATGGTTGGTAAAACCAGGTGACTCTGTTAAAGCGGATCAACCTATCGCTGAAGTATTGACGGACAAAGCAACTGTTGAGGTTCCATCTCCTGTTGCCGGCACTGTCAAAGATTTGAAATTCAAAGCCGGCGATGTTGTGAAAGTGGGATCGACAATGATCACTCTTGAAGGTGGCGCGAGTGCGGCGGCTTCGGCTCCCGCTTCTAAGCCTGCAGCTCCCACTGCTTCTGCTCCCGCTCCTCAAGCAGCAAAACCGGCAGCCGGTGGCGGTAAAGTTCAAGACATCAAACTTCCTGAATTGGGAGAAGGTGTTACTGAAGGTGAACTTGTAAAATGGTTGGTAAAACCAGGTGACTCTGTAAAAGCGGATCAAGCTATTGCAGAAGTTTTGACGGACAAAGCGACGGTGGAAGTTCCAACTCCCGTTGCGGGCGTTGTGAAAGATTTGAAATTCAAAACTGGTGAAGTTGTAAAAGTCGGATCTACTATGATTACTCTAGAAGGTGGCGCAGGTGCGGCTCCTTCAGCTCCGGCAGCTCAACCTCCAGCGGGTGCGCAACGTGAAGTTCCGGCTTCGGCTCATGCGAACTTTGCAGCGGCTCACTCTGCTCCGGCGCAAGCTTCTTCAGCAGCAACTACGGCTACAGGGATCTTCCCTCCCGTTGCAGATTCGAAAGTTCTTGCGACTCCAGCGACACGTCGTTTGGCTCGTGAAATGGGTGTTGATATCAATTCATTGGGTGGTACAGGTCTAGCGGGTCGTGTGACTCGTGAAGATGTCTTGTCAGCAAAAGGTGGCGCTCCAGCCGCGGCGAAAGCTCCGGCTTCGGTTCCAGGTATGTCGATCCCGAAACCAGCTTATCAAGGCCCAGCAGGTGCGGCGGAAGAGCGCGTTCCATTGATCGGTATCCGTAAGAAGATTGCTGAAAACATGCAACGTTCTAAGCACGTGATCCCTCACTTCACGATCATGGATGAAGCGAAAGTGGATGCGATGGTTGCAATGCGTGAGTCTTTGAAAGAACACGCTGAAAAGCACGGCACAAAAATCACTTATCTGCCAATCGTGATGAAAGCATTGATCGCGACAATCCGCGAATTCCCAATGTTCAATGCATCTATCGACGATGCGGCGGGTGAAATCGTTTACAAAAAATACTTCAACCTTGGTTTCGCGGCCGACACTCCAAACGGACTTGTTGTTCCAGTGATCAAGAATGCAGACCAAAAAACGATCTTGGAAATCTCTAAAGAAATCTTGGATCTTTCTAAACGTGCTCGCGACGGTAAGTTGAAACCAGACGAAATGAAAGGTGCAACTATCACTGTAACAAACATCGGCTCTATCGGTGGCACATACGCGACTCCAGTGATCAACCACCCCGAAGTGGCGATCCTTGGTATGTACAAAATTGATGAAAAACCAGTGATCAAAGACGGTCAGTTGAAAGCTATCAAAGTGATGAACTACACAATGACAGCGGATCACCGTTTGATTGATGGTGCTGTGGCCGCTCGCTTCTTGGCTGCCTTCATCGCGCGTATTGAAAACCCTGGTAAACTTTTGGTGGAGCTTGTCTAG
- the sfsA gene encoding DNA/RNA nuclease SfsA, producing the protein MKFSQKLHEGVFLKRYKRFFADVQFQGQEVVAHVPNTGSLKSVNNPGQLCLISETDNPERKLKFTLQAIQSPQGAWVGVNTATPNTIMKETLMDVVGKPGVMGTFAHWSQFDEVKPEYKISAETRLDFVLKKKNSDKMHFIEVKNVTLAEETTAKFPDAVSERAQKHLRELMQLVEQGHSAEIVFTVQRHDCDVFAPADDIDPDYGQLLREAHGKGVKVTPLVVKLSPEAVELSEQELPFRF; encoded by the coding sequence ATGAAATTTTCTCAAAAGTTGCACGAGGGTGTTTTTCTTAAGCGCTACAAAAGATTTTTTGCCGATGTTCAGTTTCAAGGGCAGGAAGTCGTGGCTCACGTCCCCAATACCGGAAGCCTTAAAAGCGTAAACAATCCCGGGCAGCTGTGTCTGATTTCAGAGACCGACAATCCCGAGAGAAAACTCAAATTCACTTTGCAAGCGATTCAATCTCCGCAAGGCGCTTGGGTGGGTGTAAATACGGCGACTCCGAACACGATCATGAAAGAGACGTTGATGGATGTCGTTGGCAAACCAGGAGTGATGGGAACTTTCGCGCATTGGTCGCAATTTGATGAAGTAAAACCAGAATACAAAATCAGTGCTGAGACTCGCCTGGATTTCGTTCTTAAAAAGAAGAACAGCGACAAAATGCATTTTATCGAAGTGAAAAACGTCACTTTAGCAGAAGAAACGACCGCAAAATTCCCCGATGCCGTTTCTGAACGCGCTCAAAAGCATTTACGCGAACTTATGCAGCTTGTAGAGCAAGGTCACAGCGCTGAAATCGTTTTCACTGTGCAACGTCATGACTGCGACGTTTTTGCTCCTGCTGACGACATTGATCCTGACTATGGTCAACTGCTGCGCGAAGCTCATGGCAAAGGTGTGAAAGTAACGCCTTTGGTGGTGAAGCTCAGCCCCGAAGCGGTGGAGCTTTCTGAACAAGAACTGCCATTCAGATTCTAA
- a CDS encoding CBS domain-containing protein — MKVRDVMTPKAKVINFEHSVFEAAQIMLQEDCGSVPVEKDDKMIGMITDRDITIRVVAQGKDPRRTKVEEVMSEGINYCFEEDSIEEVNEKMSRHQHRRLPVVNKDKRLVGMVSLGDVANRAKDARLSHEILSNVSHH, encoded by the coding sequence ATGAAAGTTCGTGACGTGATGACCCCCAAAGCCAAAGTGATTAACTTCGAACACAGCGTTTTTGAAGCAGCACAAATCATGCTCCAAGAAGATTGCGGATCCGTGCCCGTGGAAAAAGACGATAAAATGATCGGCATGATTACCGATCGAGACATCACCATCCGTGTGGTAGCTCAAGGAAAGGACCCACGCCGCACGAAGGTGGAAGAAGTGATGAGCGAAGGTATTAATTACTGCTTTGAAGAAGACAGTATTGAAGAAGTGAACGAAAAAATGAGTCGTCACCAACATCGCCGTCTGCCCGTGGTGAATAAAGACAAGCGCTTGGTGGGCATGGTCAGCTTAGGTGACGTTGCGAATCGCGCCAAGGATGCTCGCCTAAGTCACGAAATTCTTTCCAACGTTTCTCATCATTGA
- a CDS encoding DUF421 domain-containing protein has translation MFEMAVSAGEMIVRALIVYLFLLVALRLTGKRQISESSPFDFVLLLIVADGVQNSMSGGDESLQGGLITAATLFAIDHLTGIVSFKSKKAADIIDGIPQVLIYNGKINDKLVKKEKMTKHEIDESLRQEGCTRLDQVKLAVLENNGAISIIKKEDK, from the coding sequence ATGTTTGAGATGGCTGTTTCTGCGGGCGAAATGATTGTCCGTGCTTTAATAGTTTATCTGTTTTTACTTGTCGCTCTTCGTCTGACGGGAAAAAGACAGATTTCAGAGTCTTCTCCCTTTGATTTTGTACTCCTTCTTATCGTCGCCGATGGCGTTCAGAATTCCATGAGTGGTGGTGACGAGTCGTTGCAAGGCGGACTCATCACTGCGGCCACACTCTTTGCTATCGATCACCTGACCGGAATCGTTTCGTTCAAAAGCAAAAAAGCCGCCGATATCATTGACGGCATTCCCCAAGTTTTAATCTACAATGGTAAAATCAATGACAAGCTCGTGAAAAAAGAAAAAATGACGAAGCATGAAATTGACGAATCTTTGCGACAAGAAGGCTGCACGCGTTTGGACCAAGTGAAATTGGCCGTCTTAGAAAACAATGGTGCGATCAGCATAATAAAAAAAGAAGACAAATAA